A part of Candidatus Binatia bacterium genomic DNA contains:
- a CDS encoding ABC transporter substrate-binding protein, which translates to MRFVMQFLMLFVAILLPGTSIGSEQKPTAFVSDMADEVIVVLKQGNLSDESKIARIETIADRRFHFPSIARLVAARNWRRMDTAQKKAFSKEFQKHLGVTYGKNISRFDDQTILITGDREEPRGDWTVKTKILQPGGEDFLVDYRLRKIKGSWRVIDVVVEHISLVANFRSQVQELFSKRGLDETLVFLAEKNASGQSILPPDQTTPSR; encoded by the coding sequence ATGCGGTTCGTGATGCAGTTTCTGATGCTCTTCGTGGCAATCCTGCTGCCCGGGACCAGCATCGGCTCGGAACAAAAGCCGACGGCCTTTGTCTCTGACATGGCTGACGAAGTCATCGTGGTTCTCAAGCAAGGCAACCTCTCGGACGAGAGCAAAATCGCCCGGATCGAGACCATCGCGGACAGGCGATTTCATTTCCCGAGCATTGCCCGACTGGTTGCGGCACGCAATTGGAGGCGTATGGACACCGCGCAGAAAAAGGCCTTCAGCAAGGAGTTCCAAAAGCATCTCGGCGTGACCTACGGCAAGAATATAAGCCGCTTCGACGATCAGACGATCTTGATCACCGGTGATCGCGAAGAGCCCCGCGGCGACTGGACGGTCAAGACGAAAATCCTGCAGCCCGGAGGCGAGGATTTTCTCGTGGACTATCGCCTGCGCAAGATCAAGGGGTCATGGCGCGTCATCGACGTCGTCGTCGAGCATATCAGCCTCGTGGCCAACTTCCGCTCTCAGGTGCAGGAACTCTTCTCCAAACGGGGCCTCGACGAGACCCTCGTCTTTCTGGCGGAAAAAAATG